From the Butyrivibrio fibrisolvens genome, one window contains:
- a CDS encoding sugar transferase — MNGNNRYAIRYLVWLLDAAIIVLSFVAATYIRWQNFVDMDSQKTHFLVCLILVMVSGIYTFGVDANRDFMKRRFPQESYAVMKYELVIVLTTTVINYLLNIGGTFSRLVMFYFIVLDYLLTVLVRQLIRKCLAAYWKNADTAVKILVLAEKEHLERTIRHLQHHIDINYAIVGAVCLDADMKGEVIRGVNVISDRKDLVKTVTTMPLDEVFIYTPGSSQDALADVINAFSDMGVTVHYCVMLPGMRGRTSIGMLGGYSVVTYAKGTGRYRALIIKRMVDILGGLVGSIFTIILTVFIGIAIKIDSPGPIFFSQVRIGRNGRRFKIYKFRSMYIDAEERKKELESQNEMTGLMFKIKDDPRITKVGAFIRKTSLDEFPQFFNILKGDMSLVGTRPPTEKEFEQYNEYYRRRISMTPGLTGMWQVSGRSDIEDFDEIVKLDLQYIDNWSLGLDIRILFKTVSVVFRGSGAS; from the coding sequence ATGAATGGTAACAACAGGTATGCGATCAGGTATCTGGTCTGGCTTTTGGATGCAGCCATTATAGTTCTTTCGTTTGTGGCAGCAACATACATCAGATGGCAGAACTTCGTGGATATGGATTCACAGAAGACTCACTTTCTGGTATGTCTTATCCTTGTAATGGTGTCGGGTATATACACCTTTGGAGTTGATGCCAACAGGGATTTTATGAAACGCAGATTCCCTCAGGAATCCTACGCTGTGATGAAGTATGAGCTTGTAATAGTCCTTACTACAACAGTTATTAACTATTTACTGAATATAGGCGGAACATTCTCACGTCTTGTAATGTTCTATTTTATAGTTCTAGACTATCTTCTGACAGTACTGGTACGCCAGCTCATTAGGAAGTGCCTTGCTGCTTATTGGAAGAATGCTGATACAGCTGTTAAGATATTGGTACTTGCTGAGAAGGAACACCTTGAGAGGACTATAAGACATCTTCAGCATCACATAGATATCAACTATGCAATCGTAGGAGCTGTGTGCCTTGATGCAGATATGAAGGGCGAAGTTATAAGAGGAGTAAATGTCATATCTGACAGGAAAGACCTTGTCAAGACAGTTACTACAATGCCTCTTGATGAAGTGTTCATATATACTCCCGGAAGTTCACAGGATGCTCTTGCAGACGTTATCAATGCCTTCTCTGATATGGGCGTTACAGTTCACTACTGCGTAATGCTCCCAGGTATGCGAGGCAGGACTTCAATCGGAATGCTGGGCGGATACTCGGTAGTAACCTATGCTAAGGGAACAGGCAGATACAGAGCCCTTATCATTAAGAGAATGGTAGATATACTTGGCGGCCTTGTAGGATCCATATTTACCATCATACTGACTGTGTTCATTGGAATAGCTATTAAGATCGATTCTCCAGGACCTATCTTTTTCTCACAAGTGAGGATAGGAAGGAACGGTAGACGATTTAAGATTTATAAATTCAGATCGATGTATATCGATGCTGAAGAGAGAAAGAAGGAACTTGAATCTCAGAACGAGATGACAGGACTTATGTTCAAGATCAAGGACGATCCCAGAATCACTAAGGTTGGAGCCTTTATCCGTAAGACAAGTCTTGATGAGTTCCCGCAGTTTTTCAATATATTAAAGGGCGATATGAGCCTTGTTGGTACAAGACCACCAACAGAAAAAGAATTCGAGCAATATAATGAATATTACAGACGCCGTATCTCTATGACACCCGGACTTACCGGAATGTGGCAGGTTAGCGGCAGAAGCGATATAGAAGATTTCGACGAGATCGTAAAACTTGACTTGCAGTATATAGACAACTGGTCACTTGGACTTGATATCCGTATACTCTTCAAGACCGTAAGCGTCGTATTTAGAGGAAGCGGAGCATCGTAA
- a CDS encoding glycosyltransferase family 2 protein, translating into MKDKNGRLHTDYKVSICIPVYNNPNGLKKLLDSIRIQDYKDYEVIVSDDSDAGHAELCKEITLNYSEHMTIRYIRHESTGKPGDNWNSSISDASGEYIKMMFHDDWFTDRLSLGRFVELIDNSKAQCAFSGSMQVSDDWRYARHINTYNLELIKKDIRNLYVGNVIGAPSATIFRNKGIRFDNRLRWLIDMDYYLAAMIDEKDTIINTDEPLVSIGISDSQLTNYCRQHPGIVRREYLYVGRKYGLLGNTEYRKYLVSQLKKPH; encoded by the coding sequence ATGAAAGATAAGAATGGTAGATTGCATACAGATTATAAAGTTTCGATCTGCATTCCGGTTTATAATAATCCGAATGGACTTAAAAAGCTTCTTGATAGCATAAGGATTCAGGACTATAAGGACTATGAAGTAATTGTAAGTGATGATTCTGATGCTGGTCATGCTGAATTGTGTAAAGAGATCACCCTTAACTATTCAGAACATATGACTATCAGATACATAAGGCATGAGTCTACTGGAAAGCCGGGAGATAACTGGAACTCTTCGATCAGTGATGCAAGTGGTGAGTATATCAAGATGATGTTCCATGATGACTGGTTTACTGATAGATTGTCACTTGGAAGATTTGTAGAACTAATTGATAATTCCAAGGCGCAGTGCGCTTTTTCAGGAAGCATGCAGGTATCAGATGATTGGAGATATGCAAGGCATATCAATACTTATAATCTTGAGCTTATAAAAAAGGATATACGAAATCTGTATGTAGGTAATGTGATAGGAGCACCAAGTGCTACTATTTTCAGGAACAAGGGAATACGTTTTGATAACAGGCTTCGCTGGCTGATAGATATGGATTATTATCTTGCAGCCATGATAGATGAGAAGGATACGATCATAAATACAGATGAGCCTCTTGTGAGTATAGGGATAAGTGATAGTCAGCTTACTAACTACTGCAGACAACATCCCGGAATTGTAAGGCGCGAATATCTGTATGTTGGCAGAAAATACGGATTACTTGGGAATACTGAGTACAGGAAGTATCTAGTATCTCAGCTCAAGAAACCTCACTAA
- a CDS encoding ABC transporter ATP-binding protein gives MGSTNTEKNEKNVSTQELSLFHKIRYIFDRRQKKQFVVLGIMILLGGLFETLGVSMVVPVAAAIITPDTLHRYLEKAAEKVPFIDGILRVFGLDSDKKLMLFLLISLMVIFVIKNIYLLFLSARQNTFVTYGRNEMISRVMREFLNRPYEYYLGADIPTVFRITDSDIPNLFHMIMAILSLATELVVSTCLAIVLIVVNWQMTLFIVAVFLVITIVNTKVLKPRMEKYGAENQKVQSRIAKWRLQAIYGLKDVKVLHREDFFIRNYYESGLDGARLSKDYAIFNSLPRFLIESVFMVAVLGYIAIYVLLDGNVGDLIPQLTAFAVAAMRIMPSANRINTYITEIAYEQPSLNFVYDNLTESMKADSQMRAITEKYSGPALKLENEISLKHITFHYPDTDSNIFSDADMLVPKGKSVGIMGASGAGKSTIVDILLGLLHAQTGEILCDGKNIFSNYESWLSQIGYIPQSIYLIDESIRENIAFGIDASKIDEDRIWEVLKEAQLDEFIRSLPEGLDTKIGDRGVRLSGGQRQRIGIARALYHNPEILVFDEATSALDNETEAAVMEAVNSFHGKKTMVIIAHRLNTIEKCDIIYEVRNEKIVQTTLEGRHIIH, from the coding sequence ATGGGATCTACTAACACAGAAAAAAACGAAAAGAACGTCTCTACACAGGAACTTAGTTTATTTCACAAGATAAGATATATATTTGACAGACGCCAGAAAAAGCAGTTTGTTGTTCTTGGCATCATGATCCTCTTGGGAGGCCTTTTTGAGACTCTTGGAGTATCAATGGTAGTACCTGTTGCTGCTGCAATAATTACTCCGGACACACTCCACAGATATCTTGAAAAGGCTGCAGAAAAGGTTCCATTTATTGATGGTATCCTCAGGGTATTTGGACTTGATTCTGATAAAAAGCTTATGCTGTTTTTGCTTATATCACTGATGGTCATATTTGTTATCAAGAATATATATCTTCTCTTTCTTTCAGCAAGGCAGAACACCTTTGTTACATACGGGAGAAATGAGATGATAAGCCGTGTAATGAGAGAGTTCTTGAACAGACCCTACGAATATTACCTTGGCGCAGATATACCAACAGTATTCAGAATTACAGACTCAGATATACCTAATCTCTTTCATATGATCATGGCGATCCTTTCGCTTGCAACAGAGCTTGTAGTATCAACATGTCTTGCTATTGTACTAATAGTTGTTAACTGGCAGATGACTTTGTTCATCGTAGCAGTATTTCTTGTTATTACAATTGTTAATACCAAGGTATTAAAACCCCGTATGGAAAAATACGGAGCAGAAAATCAGAAGGTTCAGTCCAGGATAGCAAAATGGCGCCTTCAGGCTATATATGGTCTTAAGGATGTTAAAGTCCTTCACAGAGAAGACTTTTTTATCAGAAATTATTATGAGAGCGGACTTGATGGAGCAAGACTTTCAAAAGATTATGCTATCTTCAACTCCCTTCCAAGATTTTTAATAGAATCAGTATTCATGGTTGCTGTACTTGGCTATATTGCTATCTATGTCCTTTTGGATGGTAATGTTGGAGATCTTATCCCGCAGCTGACAGCATTTGCAGTTGCTGCTATGAGAATCATGCCTAGTGCCAACCGTATCAATACTTACATTACAGAGATTGCCTACGAACAGCCAAGCCTTAACTTTGTATATGATAACCTGACAGAGTCCATGAAAGCTGACAGTCAGATGAGAGCTATAACTGAGAAGTATTCAGGACCTGCGCTTAAGCTTGAGAATGAGATTAGCCTTAAGCATATTACATTCCATTATCCTGATACTGACAGTAATATCTTCTCAGACGCAGATATGCTGGTTCCGAAGGGTAAATCTGTCGGAATCATGGGAGCATCAGGCGCCGGTAAGTCTACTATAGTAGATATACTTCTGGGACTGCTTCATGCTCAGACAGGTGAGATACTATGTGATGGCAAGAATATATTCAGTAACTATGAGTCATGGCTTTCTCAGATAGGATATATACCTCAGTCTATCTATCTTATAGATGAGAGTATCAGAGAGAATATTGCATTTGGTATAGATGCATCCAAGATCGATGAAGACAGGATCTGGGAAGTCCTTAAGGAAGCTCAGCTTGATGAGTTTATAAGATCACTTCCGGAAGGACTGGATACCAAGATAGGTGATAGAGGTGTAAGACTTTCAGGTGGACAGAGACAGCGTATAGGTATTGCAAGAGCGCTGTATCACAATCCTGAGATTCTGGTATTCGATGAAGCTACATCTGCTCTTGATAATGAGACTGAGGCAGCAGTTATGGAAGCCGTTAACAGCTTCCATGGCAAGAAGACCATGGTCATAATAGCACACAGACTTAATACTATAGAGAAGTGTGATATAATTTATGAGGTTCGTAACGAAAAGATAGTACAGACCACATTGGAAGGACGTCATATAATTCACTGA
- a CDS encoding DUF5672 family protein, which produces MAEYINGRLQLPNVTLVAMTSVKVKATVKAMEYSMRGIDFGDAVLITDRKPFGLPKGIRYSHIDKIDNIDKFNYACVYEIHKHINTDYIMLVHYDGFIVNPDKWRDEFLDYDYIGSPWPLPPEGDNITYRDPDGVIIRVGNSVGIRSKKLLELPEKLGIPWESFYGWYNEDGFICCHHHKELEAAGCRFAPIEVARYFGREQTFEETKGIEPFSFHKWDDENSKYPRFDNPTVFQKMYKGIRHIGHVLLRRGN; this is translated from the coding sequence ATGGCTGAGTACATAAACGGAAGACTACAGCTCCCTAATGTCACATTAGTAGCTATGACAAGTGTTAAGGTTAAGGCTACTGTCAAAGCTATGGAATATTCCATGCGAGGCATTGACTTTGGAGATGCAGTCCTTATTACAGATAGAAAGCCCTTCGGACTTCCAAAGGGTATAAGATATTCTCATATTGATAAAATAGACAATATAGATAAGTTCAACTATGCATGCGTATATGAGATTCATAAACATATAAATACAGATTATATCATGCTGGTCCACTACGACGGATTTATTGTTAATCCTGATAAGTGGCGGGACGAATTCCTTGATTACGATTATATCGGATCTCCATGGCCGCTTCCACCTGAAGGTGACAATATAACTTATAGAGATCCTGATGGTGTGATCATAAGAGTTGGTAACAGTGTTGGAATAAGGAGTAAAAAGCTCCTGGAACTGCCAGAAAAGCTTGGAATCCCGTGGGAGAGCTTCTATGGCTGGTACAATGAGGACGGTTTTATATGCTGTCATCATCATAAGGAGCTTGAAGCAGCAGGCTGCAGATTTGCTCCTATAGAAGTTGCAAGATACTTTGGCAGAGAGCAGACCTTTGAAGAAACTAAGGGGATAGAACCTTTTTCTTTCCATAAATGGGATGATGAGAATAGCAAGTATCCAAGATTTGATAATCCAACAGTATTTCAGAAGATGTATAAGGGTATAAGGCATATAGGCCATGTACTGCTACGCCGAGGGAACTGA
- a CDS encoding DUF3329 domain-containing protein translates to MHVLNLNDKWRKNLFIVEVIACYITVLAFMILTPMLGDDFNYYATVNKAGSFWQLFAQEYDQYMHWTGRSVAHIILRMVFYFDAVMLFNFLSAGVFVLLTLCIYFHIDRRRRYDYRLYLLIVLMLWIFGVSFAETILLKYASCNYLITTGIIIGFLTLYRHWLIQGSKGSILRCIGMFLFGIVAGWCSENTSGGAILLQLIYFAVILYNRKHDSVDTGRKAPAVESASKQSDTLSVAMYGNKIMPWMITGFIGMIIGFAFMISAPGNYIRASFVEEEHTGLVGMIARIQKTTLLIRDNFLILICMFIVILIILRVMGKTWKELHNMLLYGFLFLATAYSLIMTAEPQGRAFFGAGIYLTIAICQGFSDIKLDEGPKELNKAFYIAGTCLVSLMFVHMFFEYIDSGVDLGRIYREESERNAYLAQKAAEGATSIEAPMLRPDFDNKYTFAYVLDITEDPGYWTNTEVEAYYGIESISGVERANWTEY, encoded by the coding sequence ATGCATGTACTTAATTTGAATGACAAATGGAGAAAGAACCTGTTCATAGTAGAAGTTATAGCATGTTATATTACGGTTCTTGCGTTTATGATACTAACTCCAATGCTTGGAGATGACTTTAACTACTATGCGACGGTCAATAAAGCAGGGAGTTTCTGGCAGCTTTTTGCACAGGAATATGATCAGTATATGCACTGGACAGGTAGATCTGTTGCACATATCATCCTTAGAATGGTATTTTATTTTGATGCTGTGATGCTCTTTAATTTCCTTTCCGCAGGCGTATTTGTTCTTTTGACTTTGTGCATTTATTTTCATATAGACAGAAGACGTAGGTACGATTACAGGCTCTACTTACTCATAGTCCTCATGCTCTGGATATTTGGAGTTTCTTTTGCAGAGACTATACTTTTAAAATATGCATCCTGTAACTATCTTATAACCACGGGTATAATAATCGGATTCCTGACTCTTTACAGACATTGGCTCATCCAAGGATCTAAGGGCAGTATTCTAAGATGCATAGGGATGTTTTTATTTGGAATTGTGGCAGGATGGTGTAGTGAGAATACATCAGGCGGAGCAATTCTGTTGCAGCTAATATATTTTGCAGTTATCTTATATAATCGTAAGCATGATAGTGTAGATACCGGCCGAAAAGCTCCAGCAGTAGAAAGTGCTTCTAAGCAAAGTGATACCTTATCTGTAGCTATGTACGGTAATAAGATCATGCCGTGGATGATCACAGGATTTATCGGTATGATCATCGGATTTGCCTTTATGATATCTGCTCCCGGCAACTATATTAGAGCATCATTTGTAGAAGAAGAACATACCGGCTTGGTTGGAATGATAGCAAGGATTCAGAAGACGACTCTCCTTATAAGGGACAATTTTCTGATCCTTATATGCATGTTTATAGTCATCCTTATAATACTAAGGGTTATGGGTAAGACCTGGAAAGAGCTTCACAACATGCTCTTATACGGCTTTTTGTTCCTTGCAACAGCTTATAGCCTTATAATGACAGCTGAGCCTCAGGGCAGAGCCTTCTTTGGCGCAGGTATCTATCTTACCATAGCAATATGTCAGGGATTTTCTGATATCAAGCTGGATGAGGGTCCCAAAGAGCTTAATAAAGCCTTTTATATAGCAGGAACTTGTCTTGTATCTTTGATGTTCGTTCATATGTTCTTTGAGTATATTGACAGCGGAGTTGATCTTGGACGAATATATCGTGAAGAGTCTGAGAGGAATGCATATCTTGCACAGAAGGCAGCAGAGGGAGCTACCAGTATCGAAGCTCCGATGTTAAGACCTGATTTTGATAACAAGTATACTTTTGCATATGTACTTGATATAACAGAAGATCCCGGATACTGGACTAATACTGAAGTCGAAGCTTATTATGGAATAGAATCCATAAGCGGCGTAGAAAGAGCAAACTGGACAGAATACTGA
- a CDS encoding glycosyl transferase, with product MIGTEMIKGQGLGNQLFVYVTARAIATEKGCEFGILNPEQFGNNIHSSNGMYFMDIDCGKVISPNDKDKMHIWNDDDTRIYLGTSKSDMENGIYVSGPDDSIHDIEDNTLIYGNLQAESYFIKFKDKIKDWLKVKPEYDSKEYTRDNLCILNMRGGEYSSSPELFLGRNYWLKAMKQMKKIRPDMEFMIVTEDVESARKILPEVEAHHFDMGKDYVTVKNARYLVASNSSFAVLAALTSEELVYAIAPKYWARHNVSNGYWASEQNIYSFFHYMDRKGKMFTADECRAELEKFKATSGIYTKKSKKATGFMREMQTLRSQLIYKTWMAGRAFRKIQRMISKA from the coding sequence ATGATTGGTACAGAGATGATCAAAGGACAGGGGTTGGGCAACCAACTCTTTGTCTATGTAACGGCAAGAGCCATTGCCACTGAGAAGGGGTGCGAATTTGGAATTCTAAATCCCGAGCAGTTTGGCAATAATATACATTCATCAAATGGCATGTATTTCATGGATATTGACTGTGGTAAGGTCATATCTCCCAATGACAAAGACAAGATGCATATCTGGAATGACGATGATACCAGGATATATCTTGGTACTTCAAAGTCAGATATGGAGAATGGAATCTATGTAAGCGGACCTGATGACAGTATCCATGATATAGAAGATAACACCCTTATATATGGCAATCTTCAGGCGGAGTCCTATTTTATCAAATTTAAAGATAAGATCAAGGACTGGCTTAAAGTAAAACCTGAGTATGATTCCAAAGAGTATACAAGGGATAACCTGTGTATTCTGAATATGCGAGGCGGTGAGTATTCATCAAGTCCGGAGCTATTCCTTGGAAGAAACTACTGGCTAAAAGCCATGAAGCAGATGAAAAAGATCCGTCCTGACATGGAGTTCATGATAGTGACTGAAGACGTGGAGTCTGCAAGGAAGATCCTTCCTGAAGTTGAAGCACACCATTTTGATATGGGCAAGGACTATGTGACAGTTAAGAACGCAAGGTATCTTGTTGCGTCTAACTCATCTTTTGCAGTACTTGCAGCACTTACAAGCGAGGAACTTGTGTATGCGATAGCCCCAAAATACTGGGCAAGACATAATGTATCTAATGGTTACTGGGCTTCAGAGCAGAACATATATAGTTTTTTCCACTATATGGATAGAAAAGGGAAGATGTTCACAGCTGATGAATGCAGGGCAGAACTTGAAAAGTTTAAAGCCACTTCCGGCATATATACAAAGAAATCCAAGAAGGCTACCGGCTTTATGAGAGAGATGCAGACATTAAGAAGTCAGCTTATCTATAAAACCTGGATGGCCGGGAGAGCATTTAGAAAAATTCAAAGAATGATTAGTAAAGCTTAA
- a CDS encoding glycosyltransferase, with protein sequence MKKLSGDIMQEYPSYKLNRIAEADQTDLITVIVACYNIETYIRRCVDSITAQTYKNLEILITDDGSTDCSGSICDELASKDSRIKVFHTDNHGLGLARDYAMDRASGTYITFVDGDDHIEPRMYEEMMAAMKAFDTDIVVAGYENVYESKNTKAKSINLTGTKESTKEPIKESTKESTKELAKESSANGEDLQNVTASKDEVCYLSDLALMNSENLLRALVEEDEKYVVQNCAWNKLYKRSLVEEGDKLRFPEGHYEDIVYTTKLLNKVKSGVVICDKLYNYIIDRSGSIMNQGVKWDILTQQIPAYKARNKVLVDAGYPELAYIHQYMVYKKLLLLYTQVRRSKDPEKKAKMDALAEVIRGVKNNYAKVYSCRIADPHQELRMKLFLKNTMLYNSFMAVNDTFIIPVKIWVSNKL encoded by the coding sequence ATGAAAAAATTGTCAGGAGATATAATGCAGGAATATCCAAGTTATAAACTAAATAGAATAGCTGAAGCAGATCAGACAGATCTTATAACTGTGATTGTTGCCTGCTACAATATCGAGACATATATAAGAAGATGTGTTGATTCTATCACAGCGCAGACTTATAAGAATCTTGAAATCCTTATAACAGACGATGGATCAACAGATTGCTCCGGTTCTATCTGCGATGAGCTTGCAAGTAAGGATTCAAGGATCAAAGTATTTCATACAGATAATCATGGCCTTGGCCTTGCACGAGACTATGCCATGGACAGAGCATCCGGTACATATATAACTTTTGTGGACGGTGATGATCATATAGAGCCTAGGATGTATGAAGAGATGATGGCTGCGATGAAGGCTTTTGATACAGACATAGTAGTAGCCGGATATGAGAATGTATATGAATCCAAGAATACCAAAGCAAAGAGCATAAACCTTACAGGCACGAAGGAATCAACAAAAGAACCAATTAAAGAATCCACTAAAGAATCTACTAAAGAATTAGCTAAAGAAAGTAGCGCTAACGGAGAAGATCTGCAAAACGTGACAGCTTCAAAAGATGAAGTCTGCTATCTCTCAGATCTTGCCTTGATGAATTCAGAAAATCTTCTAAGGGCGCTTGTAGAAGAAGATGAGAAATACGTAGTTCAGAACTGCGCATGGAATAAACTCTACAAAAGAAGCCTTGTAGAAGAGGGCGATAAGCTTAGATTCCCTGAAGGTCACTATGAAGATATAGTATATACAACAAAGCTTCTTAATAAAGTTAAAAGCGGCGTAGTTATCTGCGATAAGCTATACAACTATATAATTGATAGAAGCGGAAGCATCATGAATCAGGGTGTCAAATGGGATATACTGACCCAGCAGATTCCTGCTTACAAGGCGCGTAACAAGGTACTTGTAGATGCAGGATACCCTGAACTTGCATACATACATCAATATATGGTATATAAGAAACTATTGCTTTTATACACTCAGGTCAGAAGGTCCAAAGATCCTGAGAAGAAAGCTAAGATGGATGCTCTTGCAGAAGTGATAAGGGGAGTAAAGAATAATTATGCCAAGGTGTATAGCTGCAGGATCGCAGATCCTCATCAGGAACTGAGGATGAAATTGTTCCTTAAAAATACTATGCTGTATAATTCTTTTATGGCAGTAAATGATACATTTATAATACCTGTAAAGATATGGGTAAGTAATAAGTTATAA
- a CDS encoding alpha-1,2-fucosyltransferase, with amino-acid sequence MIIIKLQGGLGNQLFLYGLYKNFKHLKRDVKMDIESGFEGDELRKPCLDCMNLEYAIATRDEVTDIRDSYMDIFSRIRRKITGRKTFDYYEPEDGNYDPKVLEMTKAYLNGYFQSEKYFGDEKSVKALKDELTKGKEDILTSTDLITKIYHDIKNSESVSLHIRRGDYLTPGIIETYGGICTDEYYNKAIAMIREKFSLARLFIFSNDIEWCKEKFASDKNTTFVDTIGISKSSEENKEIKKSNNSISEYRDLAELYLMSACKHHILANSSFSWWGAWLSDHEGMTIAPSKWLNNKNMTDIYTKDMLLI; translated from the coding sequence AAGAATTTTAAGCATCTAAAAAGAGATGTTAAAATGGATATCGAAAGCGGCTTTGAAGGCGATGAACTAAGAAAGCCTTGCCTTGATTGTATGAACCTTGAATATGCTATAGCTACAAGGGATGAAGTTACGGATATCAGAGATTCATATATGGATATTTTCAGCCGTATCAGAAGGAAGATAACAGGAAGGAAGACCTTTGATTATTATGAACCTGAGGATGGGAACTATGATCCCAAGGTTCTGGAGATGACCAAGGCGTATTTAAATGGCTATTTTCAGTCAGAGAAGTACTTCGGAGATGAGAAATCTGTTAAAGCTTTAAAGGATGAACTTACTAAGGGTAAAGAAGATATCCTTACATCCACTGATCTTATAACAAAGATCTATCATGATATAAAAAACAGCGAATCAGTAAGTCTTCACATAAGAAGAGGTGACTATCTTACACCAGGTATAATCGAAACATATGGCGGCATCTGTACAGATGAGTACTATAACAAAGCAATAGCGATGATAAGAGAAAAGTTCTCTCTAGCAAGACTTTTTATTTTCTCAAATGATATTGAATGGTGCAAAGAGAAATTCGCTAGTGATAAGAATACTACATTCGTAGATACGATAGGTATTAGCAAATCTTCAGAAGAGAATAAAGAGATTAAAAAAAGTAATAATAGTATCAGCGAATATAGAGACTTGGCAGAGCTATACCTGATGTCAGCCTGCAAGCATCATATACTTGCTAACTCAAGCTTCTCCTGGTGGGGAGCATGGCTGTCAGATCATGAAGGTATGACTATCGCACCTTCTAAGTGGCTTAATAACAAGAATATGACTGATATATATACTAAAGATATGCTGCTCATATGA
- a CDS encoding glycosyl transferase GT17 family protein: MIYDCFPFFNELDILKLRLNILDPYVDRFVIEEATTTFSGQPKELCFEKNKDMFKEFLHKITYIVVDENPTDVNAFERDVFQKNHLIEGLKDATDKDIIMLSDCDEIPSPKALKWVFDNFDPSKVYHLAQDNFYAFFNMMEISGNLLETEGEFPEIPDRQRKWLGTKITSLSQIPKDGIVRLRDQIATTDPRSVRVPEGGWHFGYMGGHHETDAAKRIGVKVKAAAHQEYNDREILAETMDQLILGRDLLGRDAEFARVEMDDRYPKYLLEHLDEYSYLVMPRISGFKKLMARLDLTVGRFCRKAYHHVMRKFR; the protein is encoded by the coding sequence ATGATCTACGATTGTTTTCCGTTTTTTAACGAGCTTGATATATTAAAGCTTAGGCTCAATATACTGGACCCTTATGTAGACCGTTTCGTAATAGAGGAAGCGACTACAACTTTTTCCGGCCAGCCCAAGGAGCTTTGCTTTGAAAAAAATAAGGACATGTTCAAAGAATTCCTTCATAAGATAACTTATATAGTAGTTGATGAGAATCCTACAGATGTGAATGCTTTTGAACGTGACGTATTTCAGAAAAATCACCTCATAGAAGGTCTTAAGGATGCTACAGACAAGGATATCATAATGCTAAGCGACTGCGATGAGATTCCTTCTCCGAAGGCACTTAAATGGGTATTTGATAACTTTGATCCGTCTAAGGTATATCATCTTGCACAGGATAACTTCTATGCTTTTTTTAATATGATGGAGATATCAGGTAATCTCTTGGAGACAGAGGGTGAGTTCCCTGAGATTCCTGATAGGCAGCGCAAGTGGCTTGGTACTAAGATAACAAGTCTTAGTCAGATCCCTAAGGATGGCATAGTTCGACTTCGAGATCAGATAGCTACTACAGATCCCAGGTCTGTAAGAGTTCCTGAAGGCGGCTGGCATTTTGGATACATGGGTGGACACCATGAGACAGATGCAGCCAAGCGTATAGGTGTTAAGGTCAAGGCAGCAGCCCATCAGGAGTACAATGATAGAGAGATACTGGCTGAGACTATGGACCAGCTCATACTTGGAAGAGACCTTCTAGGAAGAGATGCAGAGTTTGCAAGAGTTGAGATGGATGACAGGTATCCTAAGTATTTATTAGAGCATCTTGATGAGTATAGTTACCTTGTTATGCCCAGGATAAGCGGATTTAAAAAGCTTATGGCAAGACTTGATCTTACGGTAGGACGTTTTTGCCGTAAGGCTTATCACCATGTGATGAGAAAGTTTAGATGA